TTTCCGCTGTACTTGGCCTTGCCGGCTCCGGATTGGCCGGTCTATGGGATTGGATGTATGTATCTGCTGGCCGTGTGTCTGCAAGTAATCCCCGCGATGCCCTCCCTGGCGGGGTTCGCGCCGGATGTCACCAGGCGGGTTGTCGCCCTGGGAATGCTACTGAAGGGGGGCGTCATCCTCTGGTTCGTGTGGCAACTGGATCTGCTCACTCGCCGCCGTCCCCTTGGTCGTCATGCCCGCTTTCTTGACGCTGGACCGGACCGCCCGCCTACGCGACCGGGCCTGCCGGATTATGGAGAGTTCGGCCGGTTCGAACGTCTGGTCTATGCCGCCTATACGTGGCTCGTTCTCGCCGCGTTGGTCGAACTCCTGTGCGGTGCGGCCATCTTGCTCGGCTATTCGATCCCGATCGGCGCGGATGCGATCCGCCATATGTATCTGCTTGGCTTCATCACTCACCTCATTTTCGGTGCGTCCGTCCGGATGCTGCCCGGCTTCATCAAGAGGAAACGGGTAGCCAGTACTGCATTAGTCGATGCCACCTTTTGGTTGGGCAGTACGGCAGCGGTGTGTCGCGTGGCGCCTTTACTTCTGCCGTCCTGGTTATTCGATCTGCTTCCAGTGGGCGACCTACTTGCTCAAACGATCTTTGCAATTTCGGGAGTATTTGGGTGGGGGGCCGTCCTGTGCCTGGCGACGAATTTGCGGCAGACGGCGGACGCCCCGATGAAACAGCTCTCAGGACGCCACTGGACAACACCCATCGGCTACCCCCAATCCGGACAGCGTCCTGAAGGCGGAGGGCTATCGTGAGCACTGAATCGGACATCATCGGTGATGTGGAGCGGCTCTACCTGGTGACTAAGAATGTGGGATCACACGAAACAGGAAGAGTGGAAAGGAGGTCATCATGAGAATGAAGGGCACGTTGATTGGAATCTGCGTGGGCGTGGTGGGAATGATCGCCATCGGGTTCCTCGGTCACTCCGCTGCCGTTGAACCCCACAAACCCTCAACCGACACGCGACAACGACTGGTCCTCGCCCCGGCCCAGCGAGATATGATTCTTGCCGAGATGCGCCTGATGCTCGTGTCTGTAGGCGGCATCGTGCAAGGCCTAACGGCCAATGATCTCCCTGCGGCGGAGCAGGCGGCCCGCGCGTCGGGCATGGCGGTAGCCGTCGACGTTGATCCACAGATCGAGAAACTGCTGCCTCAACCGTTCCTGAAACTAGGCATGCAAACCCACATGGGGTTCGATATGCTTGCCGACCAGATGAAAGCCGGTGGCAGCCACGCCGAGCTTCTCCGTGGGCTGGCGAAGCTGACCGGCAACTGCGTGGCCTGTCATGCCACGTATCGGCTCGACGAAGTCCGCTAATCCTGCCGTCGTCGCCCCGATCATCTATTTTCGGATTAGAGATCGGCTGGCGGCAAGAGACCCGAGCTGACTCAGGTCGGCAAGTTGTCCCAATGAGCGCCGTCTGCAGCGGTCTTGAACTACCTGATATCTGGATCGTCGACCACGGCCTGGACGCGGGAGGGGCGGGACAAGCGCTTCCCTATGTCACTGCGGTCGCCGGGTTGCACTCTGAGAAATATTCTCACGCTAAGGTCATTAAGTAGCTTCAGAATCAGTAAGGCATACACAGTCAGGCCCTGCACTTGATGTATCTGTTGGCTAACCTTTCGGCCTAGCCCCACACAAGTTCCGGCGCCCACGTCAGTCGGGAGATTTCTGCCGATCTGGTCGGTTAGAAGAACGTCGCCCGCTCCCTGGCCCACCCACCCGCTGCGCCTCGGCGTTAATGCGCAGGGTTAATGTCGTCTTTTCGGAAGACTCCAGCCCGAAGATCTCAATGATACAGCCCCTGATGTGCTTCTCCGCCGCTACGAGGAAGAATAGCCACGTAGCCTGGTCGGATCGGCTGTTGGCGGTACCGGTCAAATTGATCTTAAAGTTGTTAAGGAAATTGACGATATCCATTGTATCCGCTTACGGACTCACCACGAGGACAGCGCAAGCGTCCTTGCTGGCGGTATGCCCCTCGCTAGCCCTCACTGCAGGCGCATTCGGGGCGAGAGGGCCCAACCATACTGAGTGAGTCGCGCGTTAGCACCCTATGTGCAAGCTCAAGGGTGACTTACAAGGAAGGAGGTGGGAGTCTTAGGACTTGGCGGACAATCGAGTGCAGTTTGAGTACCTGGTTCTTAGCCCATGCCACGAGCCAGCTCGAGCCCATGAAGAGGAGATAGTAAGGGAAGCGTTTTACATGCGTAACATTATCGTAAACGAAAGGAGATTGAGGCCATGGTGTACAACAACAAGGTATGGTTCGGCGCAGCAATAGCCCTTCTGGGTACTCTGACGTTCATGACGAGTGCCTTCGCAGTCCCTCAGGCGTCACAGCGCGACGCCTTGCCGTCGCAGACCCAGGTACGGACTGCCTTACAACCCGCAATGACTACAGTTGCTTCTTTCAGTAGGAACAACGCCGATCAGTCCCTGGGAAATAGACAGTTCAACGACCCGATTGCGGCAGCCTACCGCAGGACACTCGAAGATTGGAGTAAGGTTGTAACACGATAACCGCCTCAAGTCTGTAGTTACCTCGGATGAATCTGGTAATGTCATGGCCCGAGGAAGCGGCCCAAGTCTGACTCCGACCGGGCCGCTTCCTCGGGGTGACATTCACGCTGCTCGGATTAGCGCTGGCATCGAGTGGAGGTGGACCTGCAAGTCAGTTTCGGTCGTGGTCACGGCGACTAGGGTAACTATTCCCTCGTGATTAGTCGAGGGCTACCCGCGTCAATGCAGGTCGGTGTAGGAGAATAGCCGATACACAATCGTGTTCGGCTCGTTCATCCCCCGGGGGGAGTGGTAGACGGCGATCGGCGCGCGGAGCTCATCGGCGAACTTTTGCAGTTCGACGTTCCACGGGCAGGCGCGGCCCAGTACTGACATCATATCCTCAATCTCGTTGCCGGCGAGGCTCCCAATGGCTTTACTACCCCACGTACTCTCCACCAGCCGGACACATTGATACCGCTACTCCTTTCTAAAGGGGGTGGGGTAGACAAATACGGCGAGTTAGATACGGCCTTGATAGCTAACCAGTCGCTGTTTTTTGTCTACCCAACACGCCTGCCTTAGAAGGTTCAATCCGGACCCTCGCGCATGTTCTCCTTCCTACGTCTCAGATCAGTCCTGTTCTCACGGCTAGTCTACAACTCGACTTCTACATCTTCACCGAACTATTACACCCGATGAATCGCTCGCAGCAGTAGGGTTCTTACTGTCAGTAACAAGTCCAGATGGCCGTTTCTCCAAGTTTCCCTTGACATCCCCTACTGCTCCTGGTGTATGTTTTTATTAAGGCAGGCTGGCACGTCCCCTTGGCACGGTGGCCCCACCTGGGCTCCCAGGCCCCTCGATTGACCTGATATATCGCCGACATGCCCCCTGATGCTTCTAGCTTCCTAAGTTATTCGAAGCGCCAGTCGACGATGGCTGTATCGCCAAAAGGACTTGTAGTAAGGCGATGACCTCGAATACCGACACCAGGCAGACTATCATTGCCGCGAGACCGGCGATAAGATAGGTACTGTTATAGACGGTGTTCACCCAATCATTGCACAGATTCTGTACGATGAGCCGCTAAATGGCCGCACACCAGTTCACAAGCGCAACGACGGTTGACGATGTCGTGCATGCCGATCCGGCCCTCAGCCGGGTCCTGAATGCGCACGGGATCGACACATGCTGCGGAGGCAGCGCCACGCTCGCCGAGGCCGCACACGTACGCGGTATCGATCTTGATAAATTGCTCGCGGCCTTAAACGGAGATAATGAGCCGCGTGAGCGGTCCGTTGCCGTTGCGACAGCACCTACGGATCGTTGTGCCGCACCCGCCTGTGAGGCAGCGGCGCCGTCTGCGCCGCTGCCACGCGCTGCTGTCACAGTCCCCGCAGCGCCACGGCCGACGCGCTACGTCCGGTTCTTTACTGCCAGCCTACTTTTCGCGCTCACCTTCGGTAGCACGCTCGGCGCACTGACGCTTGCCACGTTGACGCTTCCCTGGAGCTTCATCGGCGGGCTGCCGACGGACTCCGCCAAAGTGGCGCACGGATACGCACAAGTCTTCGGCTTCGCCGCCTTGTTCGTCATGGGTGTGGCTTACCATGTGATACCGCGCTTCAAGGGAGCGCCGCTTGCTGCGCCGGGCGTGGCCTCAGCGTCGTTCTGGCTCCAGGCAGGTGGCGTATTGGCGATCACCCTCGGCATACTCGCCGGGCCGCCAGCAGTTGGACCAATACGGCTCATGGGGGCTCTTGCGCTGCTTGCGGCGGCATCCAGCTTCGGATGGGTCGTGCATCACAGCCTGGCTGCCGGCGCGCCGACACCCGAGCGATTCGAGCGTTATCTGCGCACCGGCTGCGCATGGCTGGTGATTGCGGCCGCGTTGGCCGTCGTCACGGCATCCGGCATTGGTTCGCTCCAACCGGCGGTGTGGGAAACGGCACTGTGGGGTTTTGGCGCCTCGTGGATCCTCGGTATGAGTTTACGCATCGTGCCGGTCTTTCTGGGCCTGCCACCGCTTTCTCAACGCACGAGCAGCGTACTGTTCGC
This DNA window, taken from Candidatus Methylomirabilis sp., encodes the following:
- a CDS encoding DUF542 domain-containing protein; amino-acid sequence: MAAHQFTSATTVDDVVHADPALSRVLNAHGIDTCCGGSATLAEAAHVRGIDLDKLLAALNGDNEPRERSVAVATAPTDRCAAPACEAAAPSAPLPRAAVTVPAAPRPTRYVRFFTASLLFALTFGSTLGALTLATLTLPWSFIGGLPTDSAKVAHGYAQVFGFAALFVMGVAYHVIPRFKGAPLAAPGVASASFWLQAGGVLAITLGILAGPPAVGPIRLMGALALLAAASSFGWVVHHSLAAGAPTPERFERYLRTGCAWLVIAAALAVVTASGIGSLQPAVWETALWGFGASWILGMSLRIVPVFLGLPPLSQRTSSVLFACYQLAVLAWVSVAVIETWALLPIARALAGAMLGLAVGAFLLRLGIFGPWENRPTVGDRGYEKFMVSAYAWLLVALVCTPAWSAVAALAGSSTPALVLDFGRHAFTLGFLTQIIVGVAARLVPVFVGTPLWSTGWRDVTFYLLNAAVVARGLEVLVEVAGLSEAWAYISISGPLGVGAFAAFAVNVFMTMRVQPPASASVPTGGEPTADNLVADLLTIPGALELLVSRGLRPLQNPEMRKAMAPTVTLRQACRIHNIELEPLLAELYKLAAISREA